From one Lycium ferocissimum isolate CSIRO_LF1 chromosome 7, AGI_CSIRO_Lferr_CH_V1, whole genome shotgun sequence genomic stretch:
- the LOC132061800 gene encoding signal peptide peptidase-like, with the protein MKNMERLANVALLGLSLAPLVVNVDPNVNVILTACLTVFVGCCRSVKPTPPSETMSNEHAMRFPLVGSAMLLSLFLLFKFLSKDLVNAVLTCYFFVLGIAALSATLLPAIKRFLPKKWNDDLIIWHLPYFRSVEIEFTRSQIVSSIPGTIFCVWYAKQKHWLANNVLGLAFCIQGIEMLSLGSFKTGAILLAGLFVYDIFWVFFTPVMVSVAKSFDAPIKLLFPTADAKRPFSMLGLGDIVIPGIFVALALRFDVSRGKEPQYFKSAFLGYTFGLALTIFVMNWFQAAQPALLYIVPAVIGFLAVHCIWNGDVKPLLEFDEGKTKGAEEADAKESKKVE; encoded by the exons ATGAAGAATATGGAGCGTCTCGCGAATGTTGCTTTATTAG GTTTGAGTTTGGCACCACTGGTGGTGAATGTGGATCCAAATGTAAATGTCATATTAACAGCTTGCCTTACTGTCTTTGTGGGTTGCTGCCGTTCTGTCAAACCTACTCCTCCTTCG GAAACCATGTCTAATGAACACGCAATGAGGTTCCCCTTAGTTGGAAGTGCAATGCTCTTGTCATTGTTCTTGCTTTTCAAATTTCTGTCAAAAGACCTGGTTAATGCTGTATTGACGTGCTACTTCTTCGTACTTGGAATTGCTGCACTTTC TGCGACGTTGTTACCTGCTATTAAACGTTTCTTGCCAAAAAAGTGGAATGATGATCTCATAATATGGCATCTCCCATATTTCCGCT CTGTGGAGATTGAGTTCACAAGGTCTCAGATTGtttcttcaattcctggaaCCATTTTCTGTGTATGGTATGCTAAACAGAAGCATTGGCTAGCTAACAACGTTTTGGGCCTTGCCTTTTGCATTCAG GGAATTGAAATGCTTTCACTTGGATCATTTAAGACTGGTGCCATACTATTG GCAGGGCTTTTTGTGTATGACATCTTCTGGGTCTTTTTTACCCCGGTGATGGTCAGTGTTGCCAAATCTTTTGATGCTCCTATCAAG CTTTTGTTCCCCACAGCGGATGCTAAACGCCCCTTCTCAATGCTGGGTCTTGGAGATATAGTCATCCCAG GCATTTTTGTTGCATTGGCCCTCCGTTTTGATGTCTCCAGGGGGAAGGAACCCCAATACTTCAAGAGTGCATTTTTAGGATATACTTTTGGTTTGGCACTCACAATATTTGTTATGAACTGGTTCCAAGCTGCACAG CCTGCTCTGCTATACATTGTTCCAGCTGTAATTGGATTCTTGGCAGTACACTGCATATGGAACGGGGATGTGAAGCCT TTGTTGGAGTTTGATGAGGGAAAGACGAAAGGCGCTGAAGAAGCTGATGCCAAAGAAAGCAAGAAGGTAGAATGA